A region from the Streptosporangium sp. NBC_01756 genome encodes:
- a CDS encoding D-alanyl-D-alanine carboxypeptidase family protein, with amino-acid sequence MTTLLPGAAAAERAPMEVRSVAAPESARLAELRRDPVNLTELRREAEKASKDLEGATKALEQRRAKIQASQKQLTAKLRELQVADRAFALVRQPLSDIAGRLYQQSTGSDLAGLLSGNADVSTLRAMSDVSQLVAERERFLEDSGKLHAERERLAAEAQELRAGTLLSEAQMGAEIQTLRVRSEKVVKSLSQALVKLGVKVDKGGQPAAGCAPTKAMSANEFANGLIPKAYLCPLQQRGKELRGDAALAFISLNEAYKRQFGTAMCVTDSYRNLAEQQSVYYRRPGFAAIPGRSNHGLGLAVDLCGGVERFRSPQFNWLETNSKKFGWFHPQWAYVSPFEPWHWEYDPKLGSLL; translated from the coding sequence ATGACTACCCTCTTGCCGGGGGCCGCTGCCGCAGAGCGGGCGCCGATGGAGGTCAGGTCCGTCGCCGCCCCCGAGTCCGCGAGACTCGCGGAGCTCCGTCGTGACCCCGTGAACCTCACCGAACTGCGCCGTGAGGCGGAGAAGGCGTCCAAGGACCTTGAGGGCGCGACCAAGGCGCTGGAGCAGCGGCGGGCCAAGATCCAGGCTTCGCAGAAGCAGCTCACCGCCAAGCTGCGCGAGCTGCAGGTCGCCGACAGAGCCTTCGCCCTGGTACGGCAGCCGCTGTCGGACATCGCCGGGCGGCTCTACCAGCAGTCCACGGGTAGTGACCTGGCCGGCCTCTTGTCCGGGAATGCCGACGTGTCGACCCTGCGGGCCATGTCCGACGTCTCCCAGCTCGTGGCCGAGCGGGAGCGGTTCCTCGAGGACAGCGGCAAGTTGCATGCCGAACGTGAGCGGCTGGCCGCCGAGGCACAGGAGCTGCGGGCGGGCACCCTCCTGTCGGAGGCGCAGATGGGCGCCGAGATCCAGACGCTCAGGGTGCGGTCGGAGAAGGTGGTGAAATCGCTGTCGCAGGCTCTGGTGAAGCTGGGGGTGAAGGTCGACAAGGGCGGGCAGCCCGCGGCGGGCTGCGCCCCGACCAAGGCGATGTCGGCGAACGAGTTCGCCAACGGACTGATCCCGAAGGCCTACCTGTGCCCGCTCCAGCAGCGGGGCAAAGAGCTGCGGGGAGACGCGGCTCTCGCGTTCATCAGCCTCAACGAGGCCTACAAGAGACAGTTCGGCACCGCCATGTGCGTAACCGACAGCTACCGGAACCTGGCCGAGCAGCAGTCGGTCTACTACCGCCGTCCCGGTTTCGCCGCCATCCCGGGTCGGAGCAACCACGGCCTGGGGCTCGCCGTCGATCTTTGCGGTGGTGTGGAGCGGTTCCGGTCACCCCAGTTCAACTGGCTGGAGACCAACTCCAAGAAGTTCGGCTGGTTCCATCCCCAGTGGGCCTACGTCAGCCCGTTCGAGCCTTGGCACTGGGAGTATGACCCGAAGCTGGGCTCTCTGCTGTAG
- a CDS encoding HAD family hydrolase: MQRLALFDLDNTLIDLDGAFQVWAQEFAEKRNLGREAVDWLIALDREGFPHREVFFTKVRERFALPDSVEDLWSRYRRRMPYLVHCRPEVLTGLSELRAEGWRVGIVTNGTADNQLGKIQRTGLADVVDGYALSGVEGIRKPDVGLFEIAAQRCRTSLAEGGWMVGDNLVADISGGSAAGLRTFWIDRGRWPGEQHQADHVITDVIEAIEILREERLAGGRGGLDN, from the coding sequence GTGCAACGGCTCGCGCTCTTCGACCTGGACAACACCCTTATAGATCTCGATGGCGCGTTTCAGGTCTGGGCACAGGAGTTCGCCGAGAAGCGCAACCTGGGGCGCGAGGCCGTTGATTGGTTGATCGCTCTGGACCGTGAAGGCTTCCCACACCGCGAAGTGTTCTTCACCAAGGTGCGAGAGCGCTTCGCTCTGCCCGATTCGGTCGAGGATCTGTGGAGCAGATACCGCAGGCGTATGCCGTATCTCGTTCACTGCCGCCCGGAGGTGCTGACCGGGCTGTCTGAGCTACGCGCAGAGGGATGGCGGGTAGGGATCGTCACTAACGGAACGGCGGATAACCAGCTCGGTAAGATCCAGCGAACTGGCCTGGCCGACGTGGTCGACGGTTACGCGCTTTCGGGCGTCGAGGGTATTCGGAAGCCGGACGTCGGGCTGTTCGAGATCGCCGCGCAGCGGTGTAGGACGAGCCTGGCTGAGGGCGGGTGGATGGTCGGTGACAACCTCGTTGCCGACATCTCCGGGGGCAGTGCAGCCGGCCTGCGTACTTTCTGGATCGACCGGGGCAGGTGGCCCGGCGAACAGCACCAGGCGGACCACGTCATCACCGATGTCATCGAGGCTATAGAGATCTTGCGAGAGGAGCGATTAGCCGGGGGACGTGGAGGTCTTGATAACTAG
- a CDS encoding DUF6461 domain-containing protein, whose translation MSVGNCEYHDVIATPDDSTRFSDVSSAMGDGYCFTYVRGLTSEEVVTRLGGRSEEFTLMTLEELAGVAYSRYDWKNMFFGAVAIGDWVLLVEPLGSLGVTEEIIMPLSAATRLVSQYYLDIKCMDYFYWIEDGKIRFEYINQDGYSHWIKDGKIQLEFPYPERYSEEIPDELAETMERIDAVYSESPYPHEGPAFLLAERLTGITLTPQLLEESTYLCGGVPNPR comes from the coding sequence GTGTCGGTGGGTAACTGCGAGTATCACGACGTGATCGCTACTCCTGACGACAGCACCCGGTTCTCCGATGTGAGCTCTGCCATGGGGGACGGCTACTGCTTCACCTATGTCCGCGGCTTGACGTCCGAGGAAGTCGTGACCCGACTCGGTGGCCGGTCAGAGGAGTTCACACTCATGACGCTCGAGGAACTGGCTGGGGTCGCCTACTCCCGTTATGACTGGAAGAACATGTTTTTCGGTGCCGTCGCCATCGGAGACTGGGTACTCCTCGTCGAACCCCTCGGCTCGCTCGGCGTCACCGAAGAGATCATCATGCCGCTGTCGGCGGCCACCCGCCTCGTCTCCCAGTACTACCTCGACATCAAGTGCATGGACTACTTCTACTGGATCGAAGACGGAAAAATCCGGTTCGAGTACATAAACCAGGACGGTTACTCCCACTGGATTAAAGACGGAAAGATCCAGCTCGAGTTCCCGTACCCGGAACGCTACTCAGAGGAGATACCGGACGAACTCGCAGAGACCATGGAGCGGATCGACGCCGTTTACTCAGAGTCCCCCTACCCTCACGAAGGGCCGGCGTTCCTCCTGGCCGAGCGCCTCACCGGGATCACGCTGACGCCGCAACTGCTGGAGGAGTCCACCTACCTGTGCGGAGGCGTTCCCAACCCGAGGTGA
- a CDS encoding AAA domain-containing protein, with product MQSPIARTSRDPQVVQATVGLIEYLRDLAQAGKRTVRDYSKYQDIWWLAELPEGVKTLHEQRGGTLLELQYEPRRPPPDPPALLAGRIDLQHVTDQDSEPRLLMPDLQLGDTLAITDGLPPENDRHQAAFEKWLNIWRLWAKAERQALPRRKLYSDLASAVRKLSQNDDTLEAVLGVGLLCLNSPRGEKIRRHLITVRVDLSIDRTTTTIIVKIPEEAAVRFEDRQFLDSEDGFAADRVEALQAELQSGDIHPLNDRAVEVLEKWHARALDFPARFTRTWERPELDLGSVTALAPALIIRQRDSNLLVECYQRILETLQRPGASAPLGLAQLVFDLEKAERVAWRTSSGQPADLLLGEDPLFPLPANMAQRSVLNRLQHDTAVVVQGPPGTGKTHTIANLLAALLARGKRVLVTSAKDQALSVVRDKLPKPLQELCVQFSYQHSRGTDELERTVSALSDRVSSSDPEQLRLRITRLQEQRTETLKRRASLHDQIFDLRESETVHRSVAVGYEGTRADIVETVRANAARFGWIDPFPDPAPLEPPVTPSEALELADLLKNADSNRLRLRHEFLPAELDLLPARDFIIHVSEAAAEGQRMPTPLGEQLGQLPARRIQIIDRLLHDALNALHRLGLPLRAVHWDEADWRVRALLAALAGRDQALWQNLHQMTHQAAEHHRALSRLGMRRVVVPQLTVDKVTSMVNAAMVLHQYLASETRTWWLRPRTIRNAERILSECTVDGKPPRTLDQSDALLIHLQAQELVVSLDDHWLHTGSKPGSGPLANRLSELCDRAADLSSIRAFSTTVEGVGAILRESRLHHFIHTPQGWDELLENIEWSLDQATARHAVKMLDALNERLTPHLAEAGPELQALREAIRKRDAEAYGHALRDLATAAKRRIEQQRCDQLLDSLRLEHPVLTADLDKSLTNPAWAERLAELSAAWEWGRAAVYCRRLSDPERDQKLMYELEAAEQALEDITAELAAAEAWLWCLARMTQEQRQGLQAYKNRVSDRGKGTSKRYGERHRQGVRDAMSLAQGAVPAWIMPLPLVVETIRHQPDCFDVVIVDEASQMRVDSAFLLWLAPHVIVVGDDQQCAPSAMSYGELKPIHDRIDQYLPGVRPAFRDDFAPTANLYTLLQARFPEVVRLSDHYRCMPEIIGWSSKQFYGDRLVPLRQFGAERLDPLKVVLVEDAYTEGIEDRLRNEVEAEQLVSKLSELFADPRYNGKTFGVIALQSTGQVRVLERLISEKIDAAEAELRKLRVGQPPDFQGDQRDVILLSMVVTDNPRIASSKPQQRRFNVATSRAEDQMWLFTSLPLHRLNPQDLRRSLLTWMMNPVLSEPSQTELGDVHPDIPHPAFDSLFEQRVYLQIQERGYRVVPQMPVGNNKRIDLVVIGMKGRLGVECDGRAWHSTPDQVRADIAREQELRRASWELWRLREGDFYLDPNKALEPLWRELDRRGITPGVVNKKPSGASTWRPIELQNSDEEDDYGAA from the coding sequence ATGCAGTCACCTATTGCGAGAACTTCTCGTGACCCCCAAGTCGTTCAGGCCACCGTCGGCCTAATCGAATACCTGCGCGACCTTGCCCAAGCCGGCAAGCGCACCGTCCGCGATTACAGCAAATATCAGGACATTTGGTGGCTCGCCGAACTACCAGAAGGCGTGAAGACTCTCCATGAACAACGGGGCGGCACCCTGCTGGAACTGCAGTACGAACCTCGACGCCCTCCACCGGATCCTCCTGCTTTGCTGGCAGGTCGTATCGATCTCCAACACGTAACCGACCAGGACAGCGAACCTCGTCTCTTAATGCCTGATCTTCAACTAGGCGACACTCTCGCCATAACCGACGGGCTGCCACCCGAAAATGATCGTCACCAGGCGGCATTCGAGAAATGGCTGAATATATGGCGACTTTGGGCCAAGGCTGAACGGCAGGCCTTGCCGCGCCGCAAGCTTTATAGCGATCTCGCGTCTGCAGTGCGCAAGTTAAGCCAGAACGACGACACCCTCGAGGCGGTGCTTGGAGTTGGCCTGCTATGCCTGAACTCTCCGCGCGGGGAAAAGATCCGCCGCCATCTGATCACCGTTCGGGTGGATCTATCGATCGATCGGACAACGACTACTATCATTGTCAAAATTCCAGAAGAGGCGGCTGTTCGATTTGAGGACCGGCAATTCCTCGATAGCGAAGACGGCTTTGCAGCAGACCGGGTCGAGGCGCTTCAGGCTGAGCTCCAGTCGGGTGATATTCACCCACTGAATGACCGCGCGGTCGAGGTGTTAGAGAAATGGCATGCTCGGGCCCTCGACTTTCCGGCCCGATTTACCCGAACGTGGGAAAGGCCAGAATTGGATTTGGGTTCAGTCACAGCCTTGGCGCCGGCGCTGATCATTCGCCAGCGGGACAGCAATCTTCTGGTCGAGTGCTATCAGCGGATTCTCGAAACGCTTCAGCGGCCAGGTGCCTCCGCACCGCTTGGACTCGCCCAACTCGTATTCGATCTGGAGAAAGCCGAGCGTGTGGCCTGGCGGACAAGTTCGGGCCAGCCTGCTGATCTCCTTCTCGGCGAAGATCCGCTGTTCCCGCTCCCTGCGAACATGGCACAACGATCCGTACTTAATCGCCTGCAGCATGACACCGCGGTCGTTGTTCAAGGACCGCCGGGTACGGGAAAGACGCACACGATTGCGAACCTGTTGGCCGCATTACTAGCGCGAGGAAAACGGGTACTGGTCACCAGCGCGAAGGATCAGGCTCTGTCCGTCGTCCGTGACAAGCTGCCGAAGCCTCTTCAGGAACTCTGCGTGCAGTTCTCATATCAGCACAGCCGTGGGACCGATGAGCTGGAACGTACCGTTTCTGCGCTTTCAGATCGCGTCTCCAGCAGTGACCCCGAGCAGCTCCGGCTGCGTATCACGAGGCTGCAAGAGCAGCGAACTGAGACGCTCAAGCGTCGCGCATCCCTCCACGATCAGATCTTTGATCTGCGCGAGAGTGAAACAGTCCATCGGAGCGTAGCCGTCGGATATGAGGGCACTCGCGCAGACATTGTCGAGACTGTCCGCGCGAATGCCGCACGTTTTGGCTGGATCGATCCATTTCCTGATCCGGCGCCGCTAGAACCACCCGTAACCCCGTCGGAGGCGCTTGAGCTAGCCGATCTGCTGAAGAACGCCGACTCTAACCGCCTGCGTCTACGTCACGAATTTCTCCCCGCTGAATTGGATTTGCTGCCAGCGCGCGACTTCATCATCCATGTAAGCGAGGCGGCAGCCGAAGGCCAGAGGATGCCCACGCCCTTAGGTGAGCAGCTCGGGCAGCTGCCAGCTCGGCGGATCCAGATCATCGACCGGCTTCTCCATGATGCGCTTAATGCTTTGCATCGACTTGGGCTACCGCTTCGGGCCGTGCACTGGGACGAGGCCGACTGGCGAGTACGCGCCCTGCTCGCAGCCTTGGCCGGGCGTGATCAAGCGCTCTGGCAGAACCTTCATCAGATGACTCACCAAGCCGCTGAGCACCATCGGGCATTGTCCAGATTGGGAATGCGCCGTGTAGTTGTCCCGCAACTCACCGTGGACAAGGTGACCTCGATGGTCAACGCCGCGATGGTGCTACATCAGTATCTGGCCAGCGAAACAAGGACATGGTGGTTGAGGCCAAGGACGATACGCAATGCTGAACGAATCCTGTCCGAGTGCACGGTTGACGGCAAGCCACCTCGGACCTTGGATCAGTCGGACGCCCTTCTGATCCATCTTCAAGCCCAGGAACTCGTTGTCAGCTTAGACGATCATTGGTTACACACAGGAAGTAAGCCCGGTTCCGGGCCCTTGGCTAACCGGCTCTCCGAACTCTGTGATCGGGCTGCGGATCTGTCCAGTATTCGAGCATTCAGCACCACTGTTGAAGGGGTCGGCGCCATCTTGCGCGAGAGCCGCCTCCATCACTTCATACATACACCTCAAGGGTGGGACGAACTGCTCGAGAACATCGAGTGGAGTCTCGACCAGGCCACGGCAAGGCACGCGGTCAAAATGCTGGATGCACTCAATGAAAGGCTGACCCCCCATCTGGCTGAGGCAGGGCCCGAACTCCAAGCCCTCCGCGAAGCGATTCGAAAACGTGATGCAGAAGCCTACGGGCACGCTCTCCGCGACCTTGCTACTGCGGCTAAACGTCGGATCGAGCAACAGCGTTGTGACCAACTACTGGACAGTCTGCGGCTGGAACACCCGGTGCTAACGGCCGACCTCGACAAGTCCCTCACCAATCCGGCATGGGCTGAGCGGCTGGCAGAGCTGTCGGCCGCCTGGGAGTGGGGGAGGGCCGCCGTCTACTGTAGGCGGTTGAGCGATCCCGAGCGTGACCAGAAGCTTATGTACGAACTGGAGGCAGCGGAGCAAGCCCTCGAAGATATCACCGCTGAACTGGCTGCGGCGGAAGCGTGGCTATGGTGCTTGGCCCGGATGACGCAGGAACAGCGGCAGGGCCTACAGGCGTATAAGAACCGTGTGAGCGATCGAGGTAAAGGAACGAGCAAACGGTACGGCGAGCGGCATCGCCAAGGCGTGCGTGATGCCATGTCGCTAGCGCAAGGCGCCGTACCTGCCTGGATTATGCCGCTGCCTTTGGTGGTGGAGACCATTCGCCATCAGCCCGACTGCTTTGATGTCGTGATTGTTGATGAAGCTAGTCAGATGCGTGTCGACTCGGCTTTTCTGCTCTGGCTCGCTCCTCATGTCATCGTCGTGGGTGACGATCAGCAGTGCGCCCCTTCTGCCATGTCGTATGGCGAGCTGAAACCGATCCACGATCGGATCGATCAATACCTACCCGGTGTGCGGCCGGCCTTCCGCGACGACTTTGCCCCAACTGCGAACCTCTACACCCTGCTGCAGGCGCGCTTCCCCGAAGTAGTTCGTCTCAGTGACCACTACCGCTGCATGCCCGAGATCATCGGCTGGTCCTCTAAACAGTTCTACGGCGACCGTCTCGTACCACTCCGTCAGTTTGGCGCCGAGCGGTTAGACCCACTCAAAGTAGTACTCGTCGAGGACGCATACACCGAAGGAATCGAAGACCGCTTGCGCAACGAGGTGGAGGCGGAGCAGCTTGTGAGCAAGCTCTCTGAACTCTTCGCTGATCCCCGATACAACGGCAAGACTTTCGGTGTCATAGCGCTCCAGAGCACGGGGCAGGTCCGCGTTCTGGAGCGCCTGATCAGCGAGAAGATCGATGCGGCCGAGGCGGAATTGCGTAAGCTCCGCGTCGGCCAGCCTCCAGATTTTCAGGGCGATCAACGCGATGTCATCCTGCTATCGATGGTCGTCACGGACAATCCCAGGATCGCCAGCAGCAAGCCTCAACAACGGCGATTCAACGTGGCCACTAGCAGAGCGGAAGATCAGATGTGGCTGTTCACGTCGCTTCCCCTACATCGTCTCAATCCACAAGACCTCCGTCGATCGCTGCTGACATGGATGATGAATCCGGTACTTAGCGAGCCCAGCCAGACCGAACTGGGAGACGTGCATCCCGATATCCCGCACCCGGCCTTCGACTCCCTCTTCGAGCAACGGGTGTATCTCCAGATTCAGGAGCGTGGCTATCGCGTCGTCCCCCAGATGCCAGTAGGGAACAACAAGCGGATTGATCTGGTAGTGATCGGAATGAAAGGCAGGTTGGGGGTCGAATGCGACGGCCGAGCCTGGCACTCAACCCCTGATCAAGTCCGTGCCGACATTGCTAGGGAGCAGGAACTCCGTCGTGCAAGTTGGGAACTTTGGCGGCTACGCGAAGGGGACTTTTATCTCGATCCCAACAAGGCGCTTGAACCACTCTGGCGCGAGCTCGACAGGCGAGGCATCACACCCGGCGTCGTCAATAAGAAACCCTCGGGGGCGTCCACTTGGCGCCCCATCGAACTTCAGAACAGCGATGAGGAAGACGACTATGGAGCGGCTTGA
- a CDS encoding NUDIX hydrolase, whose translation MARRIDFYEDSTAPKPNNLVPSVNVVVTNETGEILMIRRSDNGNWAVPGGAIDLGESLPEAAVRETLEETGIKCEITGLIGTYTDPKHVILYTSDGEARQEFSIVLAGRAVDGEPTPSDESREVRWISRDEVLSLSMDRSMRLRIGHFLEGASKPYIG comes from the coding sequence ATGGCCCGCCGGATCGACTTCTACGAAGATTCCACCGCACCCAAGCCCAACAACCTGGTTCCGTCAGTGAACGTCGTGGTCACCAACGAGACGGGCGAGATCCTGATGATCCGCCGCAGCGACAATGGCAACTGGGCCGTTCCCGGTGGTGCGATCGACCTCGGCGAGTCCCTGCCCGAGGCGGCGGTCCGCGAGACATTGGAGGAGACCGGAATCAAGTGTGAGATCACCGGCCTCATCGGGACGTACACCGACCCCAAGCACGTGATCCTCTACACCAGCGACGGCGAGGCCCGGCAGGAGTTCTCCATCGTGCTGGCCGGCCGAGCCGTCGACGGTGAGCCGACGCCGAGCGACGAGTCCCGTGAGGTGCGTTGGATATCGCGGGACGAGGTGCTCTCCCTGTCGATGGACCGGTCAATGCGACTGCGGATCGGCCACTTCCTCGAAGGCGCGAGCAAGCCGTACATAGGCTGA
- a CDS encoding tyrosine-type recombinase/integrase has product MTVTYEVRIWEVRRNQSSKAPSFEARWKVGTKSRSKTFRTKALAENFLSDLRQAARKGEAFDLITGLPVSMLANSAPSGPSFMQFAQSYVVGRWRRTAPRTRETEAYALLSLIPALVADVPGRPEDDELRQVLRNHVLLPEDRREELTRAQTVALRWLEKASLPLADLQEARVARSALDAVSVTFDGKEAAANTVRRKRAILHHLLELAVEQKMFATNPLHEIKWKPPKAVTVVDPRTVINPTQAKQLLAAVPKVGRTRGVRLKALFSCIYYAGLRPEEAADLRLKNCTLPESGWGQILLERARPQANKRWTNSGETHESRSLKHRATKETREIPIPPALVAILREHIDAYGTEDDGRLFRTTKGGSYSSSACSYVWHEARALVFTNEQVRSPLAARPYDLRHAALSLWLNAGVPATEVAKRAGHSVEVLHRVYAKCMEGQQERMNGKISSALDE; this is encoded by the coding sequence GTGACCGTCACCTATGAAGTGCGCATCTGGGAAGTCCGCCGGAACCAGTCCAGTAAGGCGCCATCGTTCGAAGCGCGTTGGAAGGTCGGCACCAAGTCACGGTCCAAGACCTTCCGGACCAAGGCGCTGGCCGAGAACTTCCTGTCAGACCTCCGCCAGGCGGCGAGGAAGGGGGAAGCGTTCGACCTCATCACCGGTTTGCCGGTCTCGATGCTGGCGAACTCTGCGCCTTCGGGACCGTCTTTCATGCAATTCGCGCAGTCGTACGTGGTCGGCCGGTGGCGGAGGACAGCTCCTCGGACGCGGGAGACTGAAGCGTACGCGCTGCTGTCGCTGATTCCGGCGCTGGTGGCCGACGTTCCGGGCCGGCCGGAGGACGATGAGCTGCGGCAGGTGTTACGTAATCACGTCCTGCTTCCGGAGGACCGGCGGGAGGAACTGACCCGCGCGCAGACTGTGGCGCTGCGCTGGCTGGAGAAGGCGTCCCTTCCGCTGGCAGATCTCCAGGAGGCGCGTGTTGCCCGGAGCGCACTCGACGCGGTCTCGGTCACCTTCGACGGCAAGGAAGCCGCGGCCAACACGGTGCGGCGGAAGCGGGCGATCCTTCATCACCTTCTGGAACTGGCGGTGGAACAGAAGATGTTCGCGACCAACCCATTGCACGAGATCAAGTGGAAGCCACCCAAAGCCGTCACCGTCGTCGACCCCCGTACGGTGATCAATCCGACTCAGGCGAAGCAACTTCTGGCCGCCGTGCCCAAGGTCGGCCGTACTCGGGGCGTCCGGCTCAAGGCCCTGTTCTCTTGCATCTACTACGCGGGTCTGCGGCCGGAGGAGGCGGCGGACCTTCGCCTGAAGAACTGTACTCTGCCCGAATCGGGATGGGGTCAGATCCTCCTGGAGAGGGCGCGGCCGCAGGCGAACAAGCGATGGACCAACTCGGGGGAGACCCACGAGTCGCGCAGTCTCAAGCACCGGGCGACGAAGGAAACCAGGGAGATTCCCATCCCGCCTGCCCTGGTGGCCATCCTCCGTGAGCACATCGACGCCTACGGCACCGAGGACGACGGCCGGCTCTTCCGAACGACCAAGGGAGGTTCCTACTCCAGCTCAGCATGCTCCTACGTCTGGCATGAAGCGCGAGCGCTCGTTTTCACCAATGAGCAAGTGAGGTCACCGCTCGCCGCCCGGCCCTACGACCTGAGGCATGCCGCCTTGTCTCTCTGGCTCAACGCGGGCGTACCAGCCACTGAGGTGGCCAAGCGAGCCGGGCACAGCGTGGAGGTCCTCCACCGGGTGTATGCCAAGTGCATGGAGGGCCAGCAGGAACGGATGAACGGGAAGATCAGCAGCGCCCTCGACGAGTGA
- a CDS encoding helix-turn-helix transcriptional regulator: MPRHDDKLLTLPEVLTELNGISRRTFYRWRELGKAPVCIQYPNDELRVRRSDLEAWLDSLREAS; the protein is encoded by the coding sequence ATGCCTCGGCATGATGACAAGCTCCTCACCCTGCCCGAAGTGCTCACCGAGCTGAACGGAATCTCTCGCCGCACCTTCTATCGGTGGCGGGAGCTCGGCAAGGCGCCGGTCTGCATCCAGTACCCCAATGACGAGCTGCGTGTCCGGCGCAGTGACCTCGAAGCGTGGCTTGACTCGCTGCGGGAGGCGTCGTGA
- a CDS encoding replication initiator: MPSTYAVAGLITRLHDPQYARWASQIRRTGGCRQPIHLRGHVHHLDPATGQRLHTYSTTGEPDGILRVPCKTRRTSRCPACAETYRSDTYQLIRAGLIGGKGVPDSVTAHPCLFVTLTAPSFGTVHTRREKNGTVLPCHARRDAATCPHGRVMSCTARHGADESRLGEPLCPDCYDYAGSVLFNAMSPELWRRFTEALRRRVAKLARLTLRELREQATISFAKVAEYQRRGVVHFHAVIRVDGPDGPASPPPAWATADALADAVRHAASAVTVTVPEAPDEPARAFQWGAQLDVRQITMDGELTEQAVAAYIAKYATKAAECVGTLDRRINPLDDLTAFDLRDHARRLIAECLHLGALDELADLRLVHWAHMLGFRGHFSTKSRRYSTTLGKLRAARTEHVRGEQVTTGRLPLFDKDTVLVISHWEYAGQGFSVGDALLSAALTGRPLPSLPALGGGA; encoded by the coding sequence ATGCCAAGCACCTACGCGGTAGCCGGACTCATCACCCGGCTCCACGACCCCCAATACGCCCGCTGGGCCTCCCAAATCCGCCGGACCGGCGGCTGCCGACAGCCCATCCACCTCCGCGGCCACGTCCACCACCTCGACCCCGCCACCGGCCAACGCCTCCACACCTACAGCACCACAGGCGAACCGGACGGCATCCTCCGCGTCCCCTGCAAGACCCGCCGCACCTCGCGCTGCCCGGCCTGCGCCGAGACCTACCGCTCCGACACCTACCAACTCATCCGCGCCGGCCTCATCGGCGGCAAAGGCGTCCCCGACTCAGTCACCGCCCACCCCTGCCTGTTCGTCACCCTCACCGCCCCCTCCTTCGGAACCGTCCACACCCGGCGAGAGAAGAACGGCACCGTCCTGCCGTGCCATGCCCGCCGCGACGCGGCCACCTGCCCGCACGGGCGCGTCATGTCCTGCACCGCCCGGCACGGGGCCGACGAAAGCCGCCTCGGTGAACCGCTGTGCCCGGACTGCTACGACTACGCGGGAAGCGTGCTGTTCAACGCCATGTCCCCGGAACTGTGGCGGCGCTTCACCGAAGCCCTACGCCGACGCGTCGCCAAACTCGCCAGGCTGACCCTGCGAGAGCTCCGCGAGCAGGCCACCATCTCCTTCGCCAAGGTCGCCGAATACCAGCGGCGCGGCGTCGTCCACTTCCACGCCGTCATCCGCGTCGACGGCCCGGACGGACCCGCCTCACCGCCTCCGGCCTGGGCAACGGCCGACGCGCTGGCCGACGCCGTACGGCATGCCGCCTCCGCCGTAACGGTCACCGTTCCCGAGGCGCCCGATGAGCCCGCGCGGGCCTTCCAATGGGGCGCTCAGCTCGACGTCCGCCAGATCACCATGGACGGCGAGCTCACCGAGCAGGCCGTAGCCGCCTATATCGCCAAGTACGCCACCAAGGCCGCCGAGTGCGTCGGCACCCTGGATCGGCGCATCAACCCCCTCGACGACCTGACCGCGTTCGACCTCCGCGATCACGCCCGGCGGCTCATCGCCGAATGCCTGCATCTGGGCGCGCTCGACGAGCTGGCCGATCTCCGCCTTGTCCACTGGGCTCACATGCTCGGGTTCCGCGGCCACTTCTCCACCAAATCGCGCCGCTACTCCACCACCCTCGGCAAGCTCCGCGCGGCTCGCACCGAACACGTGCGCGGTGAGCAGGTCACCACTGGGCGCCTGCCCCTCTTCGACAAGGACACCGTCCTCGTCATCTCCCACTGGGAGTACGCCGGACAGGGTTTCTCCGTTGGTGACGCGCTTCTCTCAGCCGCGTTGACCGGGAGACCTCTGCCGTCGCTTCCAGCGCTCGGGGGAGGTGCCTGA